A genomic window from Parasteatoda tepidariorum isolate YZ-2023 chromosome 10, CAS_Ptep_4.0, whole genome shotgun sequence includes:
- the LOC122268398 gene encoding probable isocitrate dehydrogenase [NAD] subunit beta, mitochondrial: MAAARNLFTFLRHSPLLNKTQSNILTKNVRSIFWSPVHNLEDARKTDKRVKCTLIPGDGVGPELCQSVKDVFQAISVPVEFEELFLSEVHQSMSVSVEEVMQSVKKNGVALKGTLQSPFSTHTGELQTLNMKIRKDLDLFANVVHVRTFPGVKTRHSNLDFVIIREQTEGEYSALEHESVPGVIECLKIVTQERSAKIAKFAFDYATKRGRKKVTAVHKANIMKLGDGLFLRCCEEVSKLYPQIEFSNMIIDNTCMQLVSHPEQFDVMVMPNLYGNIIDNLAAGIVGGAGLVPGASYSSECVIHEPGARHTFGEAVGKNIANPTAMLFCAVGMLRHVNLVYYANIVAEAVENVLKEGKVRTRDLGGYSSTTDFTQAVIEHLPH, translated from the coding sequence ATGGCAGCTGCAcggaatttatttacttttttgcgcCACTCTCCTCTCTTGAACAAAACTCAGtccaatattttaacaaaaaatgtcaGAAGTATCTTTTGGTCTCCCGTACATAATCTGGAGGATGCGAGAAAAACCGACAAGCGCGTGAAATGCACTTTAATCCCAGGCGACGGCGTTGGTCCCGAACTTTGCCAGTCAGTCAAGGATGTTTTTCAGGCTATTAGTGTTCCCGTAGAATTCGAAGAGTTGTTCTTGAGCGAGGTTCACCAATCTATGAGCGTTTCTGTCGAAGAGGTGATgcaatctgttaaaaaaaacggAGTAGCCCTGAAAGGTACCTTGCAGTCTCCATTCAGCACCCACACCGGTGAATTGCAAACACTCAACATGAAGATCAGAAAGGACTTGGATTTATTCGCCAATGTCGTCCACGTTCGAACTTTTCCCGGAGTAAAAACTCGGCACAGTAACCTGGACTTTGTGATTATTCGGGAGCAGACGGAAGGGGAGTACAGCGCTCTGGAGCATGAAAGTGTTCCTGGAGTTATCGAGTGCCTCAAAATCGTCACCCAAGAGCGGTCTGCAAAAATCGCCAAGTTTGCTTTCGACTACGCCACCAAGAGGGGTCGCAAGAAGGTGACCGCTGTCCACAAAGCGAACATCATGAAGCTTGGGGACGGTCTCTTCCTCCGATGCTGCGAGGAGGTCTCCAAGCTCTATCCCCAAATCGAATTCTCCAACATGATCATTGACAACACCTGCATGCAACTCGTGTCCCACCCCGAGCAGTTCGACGTGATGGTCATGCCCAATCTTTACGGGAACATCATAGACAACCTGGCTGCGGGCATAGTGGGGGGAGCCGGTCTGGTGCCTGGTGCGAGTTACAGTTCGGAGTGCGTCATACACGAGCCGGGTGCTCGTCACACGTTTGGAGAAGCGGTGGGCAAGAACATTGCCAACCCAACGGCCATGCTGTTCTGCGCCGTGGGAATGCTGCGACACGTCAACCTCGTATATTATGCAAACATCGTAGCGGAGGCTGTCGAGAACGTATTGAAGGAAGGTAAAGTGAGAACGAGAGATTTGGGAGGATACTCTAGCACAACAGATTTTACTCAGGCAGTGATTGAACATCTGCCGCATTAA